A genomic region of Notamacropus eugenii isolate mMacEug1 chromosome 3, mMacEug1.pri_v2, whole genome shotgun sequence contains the following coding sequences:
- the LOC140533021 gene encoding GTPase IMAP family member 4-like: MAEGYPDNMSKETSHGYGNQSPSKKQLRLVLVGKTGAGKSATGNSILGQRVFESKVAAKSVTKKCVKRSRLWNEREIVVVDTPGIFDTNVSDVDTSKEISRCLIMSSPGPHAIILVVPLSRYTKEEQEAVKKILGIFGSKAKKYMILLLTRKDDLEDTDLKQYLDETGNEVLKDLVGQFGRRYCAFNNRATENEQEDQLTELLSLVEQVVEKNGGSCYTNQMYQLAEKKIQKETEALKRSYMQDLERLKQKIRQEYEEEIRNLKDELKQKEREKTMYKKLAEKEALYENKQRDARSEVVSQNSFLESIMTILGIALDIIKIFKD; the protein is encoded by the exons ATGGCAGAAGGCTATCCTGACAACATGAGCAAAGAGACAAGCCATG GTTATGGAAACCAAAGCCCCAGCAAAAAGCAACTGAGACTTGTCCTGGTGGGTAAAACAGGAGCTGGGAAAAGTGCAACAGGGAACAGCATCCTGGGACAAAGAGTATTTGAGTCAAAAGTAGCAGCAAAGTCAGTGACCAAGAAATGTGTGAAAAGAAGCAGATTGTGGAATGAGAGAGAAATTGTAGTTGTGGATACTCCTGGGATTTTTGACACTAATGTGTCTGATGTGGATACATCAAAGGAGATCAGCCGCTGCCTCATTATGTCATCCCCTGGACCTCATGCTATCATCCTGGTGGTGCCACTCAGTCGTTATACCAAGGAGGAGCAAGAAGCAGTAAAGAAGATTTTGGGAATTTTTGGTTCCAAAGCCAAGAAATATATGATCCTTTTATTGACCCGAAAGGATGATTTAGAAGATACTGATTTAAAGCAATACTTAGATGAAACTGGGAATGAAGTTTTGAAAGACCTGGTTGGCCAGTTTGGTAGAAGATACTGTGCTTTCAACAACCGGGCAACTGAAAATGAGCAAGAAGACCAGCTAACAGAGCTTCTGAGCTTGGTTGAGCAAGTAGTAGAGAAGAATGGAGGTTCTTGCTACACAAACCAGATGTATCAATTGGCAGAAAAGAAGATtcagaaagaaactgaagcattGAAAAGATCTTACATGCAGGACCTGGAAAGACTAAAACAGAAAATAAGGCAGGAGTATGAAGAGGAAATCAGAAACTTAAAGGATGaactgaaacaaaaagaaagagaaaaaaccatGTATAAGAAACTTGCAGAAAAAGAGGCTCTCTATGAAAATAAGCAAAGAGATGCTAGATCTGAAGTTGTGAGCCAAAATAGCTTCTTGGAAAGCATTATGACAATCTTGGGAATAGCTCTTGacatcattaaaatatttaaggATTAA